From Mytilus edulis chromosome 9, xbMytEdul2.2, whole genome shotgun sequence, the proteins below share one genomic window:
- the LOC139487766 gene encoding putative leucine-rich repeat-containing protein DDB_G0290503 isoform X5 — translation MAKSSELQAAGRSQSASALHPAGSQASVGTRYEVTSQREKPGHNREQMEMLELACGLLMYKVRYCNASKQKDLMYMKKGWLIKQGLSEKDWKKHWFVLTGNSLRYYKDAKAEETNTLDGRIDLSTCYDIVEVSIGRNYGFRIKTRNGEYLLSAMTSGIRNNWMKAVRLVMDLQNSNVKSESKSSSTDSSRQGSEELDQAVVNGRLGTAATSDSKQDTKKKESLKNARRHHSDINLAVNVGQLLKVNELSDSLEGLDLGNVQVPEQSTLSRDIADAGDEPKLRMSASESAVDSLPLNRFVEGSENVTPVSASANTADPTRPKKSESKKEEDERKQRAKSPSARIKDKTRSKAQKVSSDDLRMAIPGSDKDDTKYSSSDGDTGDQESSQAETSYHSLMDDNLTASSGDGMLVELLETEVDSLKDQLDHTHDEIVKLHETNMDLKNRLQTAVREKDVTQPQTGLESPIIRSMYNDQNQDSTQVTTMRRQVKEARETIQKQKQDIETLQAKLAMSTSKLTGTEKALSEALKELKQEKDKFMKLSNDWNRKIRSLENQLKEVNGQFERQKSSVTAKENDNKRLDNELKASHVRCNELERQIKSYELEKKRLKDNLDDTNRKVALLKDELKMKEGKLQEIESHYENQIAELEQEFAQERDDVEQHMEDLKKQWMEAQRKTDESDSLTNNMADIIGEKDEIINQLEEKMIECDKKMCDVTEEYNSKLQELKNLQTSSKKLKEDNKKLEKKLEDLEKSKSKIHTDRSKIDSETESYKKQYDDVKKENISLMEELETEKQSLSDLIKEKAELEHAVNRLEMQVQDSRGRSNDSTSSDNSTVKEMIHNFIMIESEMQELTQSVEDIQTIFSDYLCDKEEEDHVELVGVAQMVDDVHSHCNKLLDILKEGSKELGMESPEKDSSSSEMSSKFEEAMSQVKKLKSELKDSHTQYELMKNSEKELTTKLRNMETRYQGQIDAMSEKLEKLYSRCEKSVKQMPKAQPKTTEKGRHSLELSEQIEAQLSQLEEKISIVEQVLPNISLPPSEEDEDTGSEIDEDSDSFESSEEDGSESDDESEPSDILSKLKQMKSQLERTNNRIQDLTCDLSDQTFSSANDSAADGDSQQLRSTLQKCGEKIDNLTTRFTENVRMAKSGVVPGSFASVHMFKNCVNDVKQKLKDINKIVTEHEVLDAKGLKVINDKIYKLFEYLAPYQRLQTSDFEIIGQVLQQKTVCQSALVDKEHAAKRKHLGYEDKLHVYADRLSVEAIVLGQMASLIQQHHVTNLYRDQLMNEINSLNQVLYELKKKVDSVSHSPTSGNVVSMYASVLAEKIILEGQLASCAVTDDHHPTDDTAILSSLNISDNPSIMAMEVFLRSQVDSSVYRQLQRSGELLDNATAQVVTRFLLQGEITQALQKIKDKYRTDTEHEKVQDLVIRQRKFCTEELIERHETVSESIDVNLKLVLSLIKQSQNKKQALESFINLLKRIFQRQSTELQELHSGNSFEQNKSQQICSTLQSDLDQLLSQIPKIFDEVSDPSTDVEETVETLSTQVADMLLQKSVTKGWLTYICHLNQSNSVPVVVEVENQSIDGHSQALSQSLMDEATSKQTLSVELKSQNKESEKLTNFVNSLPDIGLFNPENMDSYSENLVKEAIFQSQLTYLTFKMKLEHERQMRDLKIKLESGQKVALTSVISKDSEGDIQSSLSVFEEILETKFEDECEVLSNLDKELKQLQSITSDNPELSKELTNFASMFDHELSVAQERHDIHLDVLRQEMTAICIRMETVAESNETEKESLICEYEDRIKRMQDELVCVKIDHEEELEQVRQDIMTAVCAIKANEEEEPDHIKHKMLQHKHAVLILLEDIQSSLGGVNNDLVKKLKEQIEELKAVFLTIEDPTDDPAAVMSPVAKDGDVYPDRRISISTSNLEPPGTPGLDISHHEHELELLKKQKDDALAEEIKTTKAALDAMRKAYEEDLEEEKQKYRDALKSMFTDDFVEEIRRRHETEMSKTTEELKQLRLHYDSKCEDYKVLESKSGNTKSAYETHIKHLTTSNQQLQDLVNEEIGKLKDFIQNRTMASVPGNGTIEEELYDAQIMVRVKDAELQKLRSQTKNLQNSLDRSSEEQRVSMTQYFQLNKKYQESQKQLKEILEEKRAEEAKSSRSLRRAPSFHHRARSPSPQPTTSPNKKDAAEHHSRDSHRRRHIDARDLKRSKSSPSIPYVFDGRPVGSLGKSKDLKKLTRSPKS, via the exons ATGGCTAAATCTAGTGAGTTACAGGCTGCAGGAAGATCACAGTCAGCTTCAGCCTTGCATCCTGCAGGGTCACAGGCTAGTGTAGGGACCAGATATGAG GTAACCAGTCAAAGAGAGAAACCAGGTCATAATAGGGAGCAAATGGAAATGTTGGAACTGGCCTGTGGTCTGCTTATGTACAAAGTTAGATATTGTAATGCAAGCAAACAAAAG GATCTGATGTACATGAAGAAAGGCTGGTTGATCAAGCAAGGTCTATCAGAGAAAGATTGGAAGAAGCATTGGTTTGTCTTGACTGGAAATTCTTTACGTTATTATAAAGATGCCAAAGCCGAGGAAACAAACACTTTAGATGGTAGAATAGATCTATCTACATGTTACGATATTGTTGAAGTCAGTATTGGTAGGAATTATGGATTTCGTATAAAG ACAAGAAATGGAGAGTATTTGTTGTCAGCAATGACCTCCGGCATAAGGAACAACTGGATGAAAGCTGTTCGCCTTGTTATGGATTTACAAAACTCAAATGTAAAATCAGAGTCTAAATCTTCTTCCACTGACTCTTCTCGTCAAGGTTCAGAAGAATTAGACCAGGCAGTTGTCAACGGTAGACTTGGCACTGCAGCTACTAGTGATAGTAAGCAAGACACTAAAAAgaaagaaagtttgaaaaatgCTCGTAGACATCATTCTGATATTAATTTAGCTGTGAATGTAGGACAGTTGTTGAAGGTGAATGAACTGAGTGATAGTTTGGAAGGTCTTGACCTGGGAAATGTTCAGGTTCCAGAACAATCTACTCTATCTAGGGATATAGCTGATGCAGGTGATGAACCAAAGCTCAGAATGTCTGCTAGTGAATCTGCTGTTGATAGTCTTCCATTAAATAGATTTGTAGAAGGTAGTGAAAACGTAACTCCAGTATCCGCATCAGCCAATACTGCTGATCCAACACGGCCTAAAAAGAGTGAGAGTAAGAAAGAAGAAGATGAAAGAAAACAACGAGCAAAATCACCTAGTGCCAGAATCAAGGACAAAACAAGGTCAAAAGCTCAAAAAGTATCTTCTGATGATCTAAGAATGGCTATACCTGGGTCTGATAAAGATGATACTAAATACTCTAGTTCTGATGGAGATACAGGGGATCAGGAATCATCTCAAGCT gaGACGTCCTACCATTCTTTGATGGATGATAACCTGACCGCTTCCTCTGGGGATGGCATGTTGGTGGAACTACTAGAAACTGAG GTTGATTCCCTCAAGGACCAGTTGGATCATACTCATGACGAAATTGTAAAATTACACGAGACAAACATGGATTTAAAGAATCGATTACAAACTGCAGTACGAGAAAAGGACGTAACACAG CCTCAGACTGGGTTAGAAAGTCCTATAATACGTAGTATGTACAACGATCAAAATCAAGATTCTACGCAG gttACAACAATGAGAAGACAAGTGAAGGAGGCAAGAGAaacaattcaaaaacaaaaacaagatatcGAAACACTTCAGGCAAAACTTGCTATGTCTACATCAAAACTAACTGGAACTGAAAAAGCTCTTTCAGAAGCACTGAAAGAACTGAAGCAGGAAAAAgataaattcatgaaattatctAATGACTGGAATAGAAAGATACGTAGTTTAGAAAACCAGTTAAAGGAAGTAAATGGTCAGTTTGAACGGCAGAAAAGCAGCGTGACTgcaaaagaaaatgacaataaacgCCTCGATAATGAATTAAAAGCGAGTCATGTTAGATGTAACGAACTTGAAAGACAAATAAAATCATacgaattagaaaaaaaaagattgaaagaTAATTTAGATGATACCAATAGGAAAGTAGCCTTGTTGAAAGATgaattaaaaatgaaagaaggAAAACTTCAAGAAATAGAATCACATTATGAAAATCAGATTGCAGAGTTAGAGCAGGAATTTGCACAGGAGAGAGATGATGTTGAACAACACATGGAAGATCTCAAGAAGCAATGGATGGAAGCTCAACGTAAAACTGACGAATCCGACTCTCTGACAAACAATATGGCTGATATTATAGGAGAAAAAGATGAAATAATCAATCAGTTAGAAGAGAAAATGATAGAATGTGACAAGAAAATGTGCGATGTCACTGAAGAATACAATTCAAAACTACAAGAATTGAAAAACTTGCAAACTTCGTCTAAAAAACTCAAGGAAGATAATAAAAAACTAGAAAAGAAATTGGAAGATTTGGAAAAGTCAAAATCTAAAATTCATACAGACAGAAGTAAGATTGACAGTGAAACGGAATCATATAAGAAACAATATGATGATGTTAAGAAAGAGAACATAAGCTTAATGGAAGAACTTGAAACTGAAAAGCAATCGCTATCAGACTTGATAAAAGAGAAAGCAGAGCTTGAACATGCAGTAAATAGATTAGAAATGCAAGTACAGGACTCTCGTGGAAGGTCCAACGATTCAACTTCATCGGATAATTCCACGGTAAAAGAAATGATACATAATTTTATCATGATTGAATCGGAAATGCAGGAGTTGACCCAGTCAGTAGAGGATATACAGACAATATTTAGTGATTATCTCTGTGATAAAGAGGAGGAAGACCATGTGGAGTTAGTGGGTGTGGCTCAAATGGTGGACGATGTTCATAGTCATTGCAACAAACTGTTAGATATTCTAAAGGAAGGATCAAAAGAGTTGGGTATGGAATCTCCCGAGAAAGACTCGTCATCTTCTGAAATGAGTAGCAAATTTGAAGAGGCAATGTCTcaagttaaaaagttaaaatctGAATTGAAGGATTCACATACACAATATGAATTGATGAAAAATAGTGAAAAGGAACTTACCACAAAACTACGCAATATGGAAACCAGATATCAAGGGCAGATTGATGCAATGTCAGAGAAGCTTGAAAAGTTATACAGTAGATGTGAGAAAAGTGTCAAACAAATGCCTAAAGCACAACCAAAAACCACTGAAAAGGGAAGACATTCCTTAGAATTATCAGAACAAATTGAAGCACAGTTAAGTCAGTTAGAGGAGAAAATTAGCATAGTGGAACAAGTTTTACCAAACATTAGCCTCCCACCTTCTGAGGAGGACGAGGATACAGGAAGTGAGATTGACGAGGATTCTGATAGTTTTGAAAGTTCCGAAGAAGATGGTAGTGAAAGTGATGATGAAAGTGAACCTAGTGATATCTTgagtaaattaaaacaaatgaagTCACAGTTAGAAAGGACCAACAATAGAATTCAGGACTTGACATGTGATTTAAGTGATCAAACATTTAGCTCTGCCAATGATTCAGCTGCTGATGGTGACAGTCAACAGCTTAGGTCAACACTTCAGAAATGTGGAGAAAAAATCGACAATTTAACTACTCGATTTACAGAAAATGTTAGAATGGCTAAGTCTGGTGTTGTACCTGGAAGTTTTGCTTCTGTTCatatgtttaaaaattgtgtgaaTGACGTGAAACAGAAAttaaaggacattaacaaaatagTTACAGAACATGAAGTACTAGATGCCAAAGGTCTTAAAGTTATTAACGATAAAATTTACAAGTTATTTGAATATCTTGCACCGTACCAAAGACTTCAAACCTCTGACTTTGAAATAATTGGTCAGGTTTTACAACAAAAAACAGTTTGCCAGTCTGCTCTTGTTGATAAGGAACATGCTGCCAAAAGAAAACATTTAGGATATGAAGATAAGCTTCATGTTTATGCTGACAGGTTGTCAGTAGAGGCCATTGTATTAGGGCAAATGGCTTCATTAATACAGCAACACCATGTGACCAATTTATATCGGGACCaattaatgaatgaaataaacTCTCTAAACCAAGTTCTGTATGAACTCAAAAAGAAAGTAGATAGTGTATCTCACTCACCAACTAGTGGTAATGTTGTGTCGATGTATGCTTCTGTACTTGCCGAAAAAATCATTCTTGAAGGTCAGCTGGCATCATGTGCTGTAACTGATGACCATCACCCAACAGATGATACTGCTATTTTGTCTTCACTTAACATTTCTGACAATCCTTCAATTATGGCTATGGAAGTGTTTCTCCGTTCACAAGTAGATTCCTCTGTGTATCGACAATTACAACGATCAGGAGAATTATTAGACAATGCCACTGCTCAGGTAGTCACTCGATTTCTTTTACAAGGGGAAATCACCCAAGCTTTACAAAAAATCAAAGATAAATATAGAACTGATACTGAACATGAAAAAGTTCAAGATTTAGTCATTCGACAAAGAAAATTTTGTACAGAGGAACTAATAGAGAGACATGAGACCGTGTCAGAAAGTATTGATGTAAATTTAAAACTAGTTCTATCTCTAATCAAACaatcacaaaataaaaaacaagctTTAGAATCATTTATTAATCTACTCAAAAGAATCTTTCAAAGACAATCAACAGAATTGCAAGAACTTCATTCAGGTAATAGCTTTGAACAAAATAAAAGTCAGCAGATTTGCTCAACTCTTCAGTCTGACCTTGATCAACTGCTGTCTCAGATACCAAAGATATTTGATGAAGTAAGTGATCCATCAACAGACGTGGAAGAAACTGTTGAAACCTTATCTACGCAGGTAGCAGATATGTTACTTCAGAAATCTGTAACCAAAGGATGGTTAacatacatttgtcatttaaatcAATCTAATAGTGTACCAGTTGTAGTTGAGGTAGAAAACCAGTCCATTGATGGACATTCTCAAGCTCTTAGTCAATCTCTAATGGATGAAGCTACTTCAAAGCAAACTTTATCTGTGGAATTGAAGTCTCAAAACAAAGAATCGGAAAAGTTGACAAACTTTGTCAATTCTTTACCTGATATTGGCTTGTTCAATCCAGAAAATATGGATTCTTATTCAGAAAATTTAGTAAAGGAAGCCATATTTCAATCACAGTTGACCTATTTGACCTTCAAAATGAAATTAGAACATGAACGACAAATGAGAGACTTGAAAATCAAACTAGAGTCTGGTCAAAAAGTTGCCTTGACTTCAGTAATTAGTAAAGATTCAGAAGGCGATATTCAGTCTTCATTATCTGTGTTTGAGGAAATATTAGAGACCAAGTTTGAAGATGAATGTGAAGTTCTGAGTAATTTGGATAAGGAACTTAAACAATTACAATCCATCACAAGTGATAATCCAGAACTTAGTAAAGAATTAACAAACTTTGCTTCCATGTTTGATCACGAGCTTTCTGTGGCACAAGAAAGACATGATATACATTTAGATGTACTGCGACAAGAAATGACGGCCATTTGTATCAGAATGGAAACTGTGGCTGAAAGCAATGAAACCGAAAAAGAATCTCTGATCTGTGAATATGAGGATCGTATAAAGAGAATGCAGGATGAATTGGTGTGTGTTAAGATAGATCACGAGGAGGAGTTAGAACAAGTTAGGCAGGATATAATGACAGCTGTCTGTGCCATCAAAGCTAACGAAGAGGAGGAGCCTGAtcacataaaacataaaatgttacAACATAAACATGCTGTGTTG ATACTATTAGAAGACATCCAGTCGTCACTTGGAGGTGTCAATAATGATTTGGTAAAGAAACTGAAAGAACAAATAGAGGAACTCAAAGCAGTCTTCCTGACTATTGAG GATCCAACAGATGATCCAGCTGCAGTTATGTCCCCTGTTGCTAAGGATGGAGATGTTTACCCAGATAGAAGAATATCCATCTCAACATCTAACTTAGAA CCTCCTGGAACCCCAGGTCTGGATATATCTCACCATGAGCATGAACTGGAACTTCTCAAGAAACAAAAAGATGATGCCCTGGCAGAGGAAATCAAAACCACAAAAGCAG CTTTGGATGCCATGAGAAAGGCATATGAAGAGGATTTAGAAGAAGAAAAGCAAAAATACAGAGATGCTCTGAAATCTATGTTTACTGATGATTTTGTGGAAGAAATAAGGAGACGTCATGA gaCTGAAATGAGTAAAACAACAGAAGAATTGAAGCAGTTAAGACTACATTACGATTCAAAATGTGAAGATTACAAAGTACTAGAATCTAAGAGTGGAAATACAAAATCAGCTTATGAAACTCACATTAAACATCTAACAACCAG tAATCAACAATTACAAGACCTTGTCAATGAGGAGATAGGAAAGTTAAAGGACTTCATACAAAACAGAACTATGGCCTCTGTTCCAGGAAATGGTACCATAGAAGAAGAACTTTATGATGCTCAG ATTATGGTAAGAGTAAAGGATGCTGAATTACAGAAACTTCGATCACAAACAAAGAATTTACAGAACAGTTTGGATAGAAGTTCTGAG gAACAACGTGTAAGCATGACACAATATTTCCAACTGAACAAGAAATACCAGGAATCCCAGAAACAGTTAAAAGAAATATTAGAAGAGAAACGTGCAGAGGAAGCCAAATCATCTAGATCCCTGCGTAGAG CTCCATCCTTTCACCATCGTGCTAGAAGTCCAAGTCCCCAGCCTACAACTTCTCCTAATAAAAAGGATGCTGCTGAACATCACAGTAGAGATTCACATAGAAGGAGGCATATTGATGCAAGAG ACTTAAAAAGATCAAAAAGCAGTCCCTCTATTCCATATGTATTTGATGGTCGCCCAGTCGGAAGTCTTGGGAAAAGcaaagatttgaagaaattgACAAGATCTCCTAAATCCTGA